Proteins found in one Salinimonas lutimaris genomic segment:
- a CDS encoding phosphoenolpyruvate carboxylase, with amino-acid sequence MSQALIQAGSRLLNALGRHSELIMQAYVNGHVDEAAYSRKILDQLVQLGVLWRPDPTSPLRLKAAVRTLLEGSLQDERNRNINANIGTALATLKTLAEHYKEALHYNRFSEAHAHMSDLTEHVYQLTESLANSVRVMFSRINNEFGYVSSVDAKIRENELAQSQVSELLYQLECFRFDELSEIAGSNRELRHLLVVALQQSFARAAQELSVAQARLLDLLGRFREFQGRTRLLKGFLLHMEQHPDFTPANYPNLSQVPVLFNQSASMLQPAFVDVNNVQHEQDYHTLVASLTDIHRSKAVKEESRPTRDIDVSEQESVALTRDPIQQAVESYFVDVIDSGQPCSALEYYAKEALDFDPEVWIYQVIGGYQALDETDKQFFALDPTGQPDKIFTGNFYINDITLGLR; translated from the coding sequence ATGAGTCAGGCGTTGATTCAGGCCGGTAGTCGCCTGCTCAATGCGCTGGGGCGTCACAGTGAGCTTATCATGCAGGCCTACGTCAACGGTCATGTGGATGAGGCTGCCTACAGCCGTAAAATACTCGACCAGCTGGTGCAGCTGGGCGTGTTGTGGCGTCCGGATCCAACCAGCCCGCTACGGTTAAAAGCGGCGGTACGTACACTGCTTGAGGGCAGCCTGCAGGATGAGCGTAACCGGAATATCAATGCCAATATCGGCACCGCGCTGGCGACCCTCAAAACGCTGGCAGAGCATTACAAAGAAGCCCTGCATTACAATCGTTTCAGCGAAGCGCATGCGCATATGAGCGATTTGACCGAGCATGTTTATCAGCTGACCGAGTCGCTGGCAAACAGTGTGCGGGTGATGTTTTCCCGGATAAATAACGAATTTGGTTATGTGTCGTCGGTAGATGCGAAAATCCGTGAAAATGAACTGGCGCAGAGCCAGGTCTCTGAACTGCTGTATCAGCTGGAGTGCTTTCGCTTTGATGAGCTAAGTGAAATCGCTGGGAGCAACCGGGAATTACGTCATCTGCTGGTGGTGGCATTACAGCAAAGTTTTGCCCGTGCTGCCCAGGAGCTATCGGTCGCCCAGGCCCGGCTGCTTGACCTGTTAGGCCGCTTCAGAGAGTTTCAGGGGCGGACCCGGTTACTGAAAGGCTTTTTGCTGCACATGGAGCAGCATCCGGATTTTACGCCGGCCAATTATCCCAATCTGTCGCAGGTACCGGTATTATTTAATCAGTCCGCCTCAATGTTGCAGCCTGCATTTGTGGATGTGAATAATGTTCAGCACGAACAGGATTATCATACGCTGGTGGCATCGCTGACTGATATTCACCGCAGTAAAGCCGTGAAGGAGGAAAGCCGTCCGACCCGCGATATTGATGTCAGTGAGCAGGAATCGGTCGCACTAACCCGGGATCCTATTCAGCAGGCGGTAGAGTCATATTTTGTAGATGTGATTGACTCAGGGCAGCCGTGCTCCGCCCTGGAATACTACGCAAAAGAGGCGCTGGACTTTGATCCTGAGGTATGGATTTATCAGGTGATTGGTGGCTATCAGGCGCTTGATGAAACAGACAAACAGTTTTTTGCGCTGGATCCTACCGGTCAGCCAGACAAAATATTCACCGGTAATTTTTATATCAACGATATAACCCTGGGCTTACGCTAG
- a CDS encoding condensin complex protein MksE: protein MMTEPGRILSQLLEGKFICQITDEEAWRFLKSRDNAGKLEPHLNLLNRTLASAADGEVFFAAYMTLGENERKVLQSQFQDTASNLIPLVEWLVLVQQASESDVPVTMGTAIRLSELQSVIEDTPAYAEQLEKISRYRMFNSTSVNLDGQLKQVFKRLTDLGYLVRPNTEKQIYLATGKIEHLYEVIKFIDETESLSLAEQADAAISQGSLL from the coding sequence ATGATGACAGAACCCGGTCGAATTCTAAGCCAGCTACTGGAAGGTAAGTTCATTTGTCAGATCACAGATGAAGAAGCCTGGCGCTTTTTAAAATCGCGGGACAACGCAGGTAAGCTTGAGCCGCACCTGAATCTGCTTAACCGTACCCTGGCCAGCGCAGCAGACGGCGAAGTGTTTTTCGCCGCGTACATGACACTTGGTGAAAATGAGCGCAAGGTACTGCAAAGCCAGTTCCAGGACACGGCGTCAAACCTTATTCCGCTGGTGGAATGGCTGGTGCTTGTGCAGCAGGCCAGTGAGTCAGATGTGCCGGTCACCATGGGCACGGCTATTCGTTTGAGCGAGTTGCAGTCGGTGATTGAAGATACGCCAGCCTATGCAGAGCAGCTGGAAAAAATATCCCGCTACCGGATGTTTAACTCCACCAGCGTGAATCTGGACGGTCAGCTTAAGCAGGTATTTAAGCGTTTGACTGATTTGGGCTATTTGGTTCGCCCTAACACTGAAAAGCAAATTTACCTGGCAACAGGGAAAATTGAGCACCTGTATGAGGTGATTAAGTTTATCGATGAAACCGAGTCACTGTCGCTGGCCGAGCAGGCTGATGCCGCTATCAGTCAGGGGAGCCTGTTATGA
- a CDS encoding ATP-binding protein, whose protein sequence is MAGLKRIILIDTHLPGVVELKLDGHTNICGTNASGKTTLQRLIPVFYGEYPSRVVPATRDSFERWYLPRTSSFIIYEYTRAEGDLCQVVLTSSGSGVNYRFIGKAFDIDDYLFRQNNGKHASIGSAELARAMKRNNILVTSQLNTKDFRAILQNDQGVLNQSSNARELLGYARIFSLCAAGTHIRHMEKLAKAVHSKEGKMETIKAMIAAILEEDGVQPPTSNLSRNRVDDWIRECHLIKQFDRIRPEFTKLEQADLALSETEKSLAVLKQAFELDKAQLAARAEQTQTAKDDNEFQRKQNDNLWHEKRDELNQSVSSGRADVEKYTTELEGVEREYDAWQKEDIEQLKEDVANMPQWQNELETISGRYALLTEKHQDIESAYSKRIAELGERLSATLEELSGVRQGAAEKRAEQQQQEKDALHRIKEDYATQQQSLSTDYHNRLSDLKVTEAELKAGVNNAGYNEFEQSQIDLMDASIKEATVNEDTARSEYRHAQSTHSQAQQARQQASAQLDKARQQYRREEQAVEKINQLLYPGEGSLLEFLRKNVEGWEQTLGKVVRPELLERADLAPQAAGDSATLFGVSLATEVLDTPDYAHDEQALKQRLADAQGRLEQALEQQNECETLLGKANEEVRNAELALTQKDNTVRSAESTRKRAQQDRDALLSEYQQALSNRKKAGREKLDANVQSQKKLKAQFDLDVSELKDQQREAETEHRFHWQQLIADTESQIAQYDSDMKKARDLAAADRREMESWLENELNNRGVDVDEIGQLKKRIKKLKDDIHRTDAQRHKVADYERWYQTVFNGHKVTWQNALTKARKLLSDAERSLAAEQVRYREVRDQLKEQQQVIEHNLKVASEQLEQVTTLSKNLFKIALPQAGEPDELKHDEVSINQRLSQAQSLLQERENLLGDVKAYVERFDQLIAAQAGTGLSDTWERAREECATTNAHGVKGVDHRRMVTHLAQLLNVIVPQKLQGLKEQGRIFGADLTQYYYVLADIDKRIVSQSRRITQEVDGELFLDGVSDSAVKIRSRISELEFWPELEQFRAYYDEWMGEGATSLPDEEYGQSMRRVLDILGRAALSGGISKLLDIELHLREGNSDLIIRTDRQLNESSSHGMAYLILCKFLLAFTRLLRGDAEATVHWPIDELGTLHQSNVKKIFDACQNNNISVVGAFPNPESDVLTLFENRYLIDKVTRKLQVVQPKASIIADKLKARRSQEDASA, encoded by the coding sequence ATGGCTGGCTTAAAACGAATTATTCTTATCGATACTCACCTGCCGGGTGTGGTTGAGCTGAAGCTTGACGGACATACCAATATCTGTGGTACCAATGCGTCGGGTAAAACAACATTACAACGGTTAATCCCGGTCTTTTACGGTGAATATCCCAGCCGTGTTGTACCGGCCACCCGGGACAGCTTTGAACGCTGGTATTTGCCCCGTACCTCCAGCTTTATCATTTACGAATATACCCGCGCTGAAGGCGATCTGTGTCAGGTGGTACTGACCTCCAGTGGCTCAGGTGTTAATTACCGGTTCATTGGCAAAGCCTTTGATATTGATGATTATCTGTTCAGGCAAAATAACGGAAAACACGCCAGCATTGGCAGCGCGGAGCTTGCGCGGGCCATGAAGCGCAATAATATTCTGGTGACCAGCCAGCTTAATACCAAAGATTTTCGTGCCATTTTGCAAAACGATCAGGGCGTGCTGAACCAAAGCAGTAATGCCCGGGAACTGCTGGGCTATGCCCGTATCTTCAGTTTGTGCGCTGCGGGTACGCATATCCGGCACATGGAAAAACTGGCCAAAGCGGTGCATTCAAAAGAAGGCAAAATGGAAACTATCAAAGCCATGATTGCCGCTATTTTGGAAGAGGACGGGGTACAGCCGCCGACGTCTAATCTGAGCCGAAACCGGGTTGATGACTGGATTCGTGAATGTCATCTAATTAAGCAGTTTGACCGGATTCGTCCTGAATTTACCAAGCTGGAGCAGGCCGATCTGGCGCTCAGTGAAACCGAAAAGTCGCTGGCCGTGCTCAAGCAGGCCTTTGAGCTGGATAAAGCGCAGCTGGCCGCCCGAGCAGAACAAACCCAGACCGCCAAAGATGATAATGAATTCCAGCGTAAGCAGAATGATAATCTGTGGCACGAAAAACGTGATGAGCTGAACCAGAGCGTCTCTTCCGGCCGCGCCGATGTAGAAAAGTACACCACAGAACTTGAAGGTGTTGAGCGCGAATACGATGCCTGGCAAAAAGAGGATATAGAGCAGCTCAAAGAAGATGTGGCCAACATGCCGCAGTGGCAAAATGAGCTGGAAACCATTTCCGGCCGCTATGCCTTGCTGACCGAAAAACACCAGGATATCGAATCTGCTTATTCAAAACGTATTGCCGAGCTGGGCGAGCGGTTATCCGCAACGCTTGAGGAGTTATCGGGTGTGCGTCAGGGCGCGGCAGAAAAGCGCGCTGAACAGCAGCAGCAGGAAAAAGACGCCCTGCATCGTATAAAAGAAGATTATGCTACCCAGCAGCAGAGTTTAAGCACAGACTATCACAATCGTCTCAGTGATCTGAAAGTCACCGAGGCGGAGCTGAAAGCCGGCGTCAATAATGCCGGTTACAATGAGTTTGAGCAGTCGCAGATTGATTTGATGGACGCGTCCATCAAAGAAGCCACCGTTAATGAAGATACCGCGCGCAGCGAGTATCGTCATGCACAATCAACACACAGTCAGGCTCAGCAGGCGCGCCAGCAGGCATCAGCGCAGCTGGACAAAGCCCGTCAGCAATACCGCCGTGAAGAGCAGGCGGTAGAGAAAATTAATCAGTTGCTGTATCCCGGTGAAGGCTCGCTGCTGGAGTTTTTACGCAAAAATGTTGAAGGCTGGGAGCAGACACTGGGTAAAGTAGTGCGCCCCGAACTGCTGGAAAGAGCTGATTTGGCACCGCAGGCCGCCGGTGATTCGGCTACCCTGTTTGGCGTCAGTCTGGCCACAGAGGTGCTTGATACACCAGACTATGCCCATGACGAACAAGCCCTGAAACAGCGTCTGGCCGATGCCCAGGGACGCCTGGAACAGGCGCTGGAGCAGCAAAACGAGTGTGAAACCTTATTAGGTAAAGCCAATGAGGAGGTGCGCAACGCCGAGCTGGCGCTGACCCAGAAAGACAATACCGTACGCAGTGCAGAGTCGACCCGTAAACGGGCCCAGCAGGACCGCGATGCACTGCTCAGCGAGTATCAGCAGGCGCTGTCTAACCGCAAAAAAGCGGGCCGTGAGAAGCTGGATGCCAATGTGCAGAGCCAGAAGAAACTCAAAGCCCAGTTTGATCTGGATGTCAGCGAGCTTAAAGATCAGCAGCGTGAGGCAGAAACCGAGCATCGTTTTCACTGGCAGCAGCTGATTGCGGATACCGAAAGCCAGATTGCCCAGTACGACAGTGATATGAAAAAAGCCCGTGACCTGGCGGCCGCTGATCGCCGGGAAATGGAAAGCTGGCTGGAAAATGAGCTGAATAACCGGGGCGTGGATGTTGATGAAATCGGGCAGCTGAAAAAGCGCATTAAAAAGTTAAAAGACGATATTCACCGCACAGATGCCCAGCGCCACAAGGTGGCCGATTATGAACGCTGGTATCAAACGGTGTTCAATGGTCATAAAGTGACCTGGCAAAATGCTCTGACCAAGGCACGTAAGCTGCTGTCAGACGCCGAGCGAAGCCTGGCTGCAGAGCAAGTTCGTTATCGCGAGGTGCGCGATCAGCTAAAAGAGCAGCAACAGGTCATTGAGCATAACTTAAAGGTGGCCAGCGAGCAGCTTGAGCAGGTCACTACGCTAAGTAAAAACCTGTTTAAAATCGCCTTGCCCCAGGCCGGTGAGCCAGACGAGCTTAAACATGATGAGGTCAGCATTAACCAGCGTCTGTCTCAGGCTCAAAGCCTGCTGCAGGAGCGGGAAAACCTGCTGGGCGATGTCAAAGCGTATGTGGAGCGGTTTGACCAGCTGATTGCCGCGCAGGCGGGCACCGGGTTGTCCGACACCTGGGAAAGAGCCCGTGAAGAGTGCGCTACCACCAACGCGCACGGCGTAAAGGGTGTTGATCACCGCCGGATGGTCACTCACCTGGCTCAGCTGCTTAACGTGATTGTGCCGCAAAAACTTCAGGGCCTGAAAGAGCAGGGCCGTATCTTTGGTGCAGACCTGACCCAGTACTATTATGTTCTGGCAGATATTGATAAGCGCATTGTCAGCCAGAGCCGCCGAATCACTCAGGAGGTGGATGGCGAGCTGTTTTTGGACGGCGTATCAGACTCCGCAGTAAAGATTCGCTCGCGTATCAGTGAGCTGGAATTCTGGCCTGAGCTAGAGCAGTTCCGGGCTTATTATGATGAATGGATGGGCGAGGGCGCGACCAGTCTGCCGGATGAAGAGTATGGTCAGAGCATGCGCCGGGTACTGGATATTTTAGGGCGAGCGGCGCTGTCCGGTGGCATCAGCAAACTGCTGGATATCGAACTGCATCTGCGCGAGGGGAACAGCGATCTGATTATCCGTACCGACCGTCAGCTCAACGAGTCATCCAGTCACGGTATGGCCTATCTGATTTTGTGTAAGTTCTTACTGGCATTTACCCGCTTACTGCGTGGCGATGCCGAGGCGACCGTGCACTGGCCCATTGATGAGCTGGGCACACTACACCAAAGTAACGTGAAGAAAATTTTTGATGCGTGCCAGAACAATAATATCAGTGTGGTCGGGGCCTTCCCGAACCCGGAATCAGATGTGCTGACCTTATTTGAAAACCGGTACCTGATTGATAAGGTTACCCGCAAACTTCAGGTGGTTCAGCCTAAAGCCAGTATTATCGCCGATAAACTTAAAGCCCGTCGTAGTCAGGAGGACGCTTCAGCATGA
- a CDS encoding YncE family protein gives MTITTHTGKTLSLMVLAATISALLAGCDGDDGQDGMNGADGADGAPGADGSDGAAGLPVGRFLIANNGDDNRGTVSTVDQNAAQLSRFDTGANEGLVLTSSGRLIQAGDADEGILRTVCQVDSRQGAAFTTGRDKQISGSNTGLTNPKGIAFADAAGLIMVADFNGMRVSVFGGQAAGDVAPVAEIDLPAKPWDLAYDESADRLFVALTDGSVAVYDDVAGSDFAPSVMRSIVPADAQGNPLSVNLHGIVYEPRLNRLVLSDVGDAAVADDGQLFVIDQAATADGATTVSRVIGGPATMLGNPVDITLTGSTLRVAEKSNDAILVFNNIFSGPDGDVRPDLSTPSVKPESVAELSAMPMMTDASDNALAVMALAGISVSSNPAAQGDTTGQVSQFSATLGSELAEFDSTMAIESAAYMTNGDGFITFSSDTGGGVMVVNRLASMRDDGAYSMSMDTVISGESTGLVSPKGLDVNSQMNVVMVADFNETTPAVRVFSGCASGDVAPLMTLVADNDARPWDVDYDSVSDTAYVALTNGTVAVFDEVSRKLMAGQTELAGEDRLIVPAINGTAVTAPTNIHGIDYDGQSNSLILSDVGSAADATDGKLYVIPGAAMADGLTDISVSIAGPLSQLGNPVDVMVSNGHVYVAEKSNNVVMRFDNIVNRASGDVAADFSVSFTAPESVAVLPVY, from the coding sequence ATGACAATAACAACCCACACTGGCAAGACGCTTTCTTTGATGGTACTGGCGGCTACCATCAGTGCACTGCTGGCCGGCTGCGACGGTGATGACGGGCAGGATGGAATGAACGGTGCGGATGGTGCTGACGGTGCTCCCGGCGCAGATGGCAGCGATGGTGCCGCAGGCCTGCCAGTCGGGCGCTTTCTTATTGCCAATAACGGTGATGACAACCGCGGGACGGTCTCTACGGTAGATCAGAATGCGGCGCAGCTAAGCCGTTTTGACACCGGTGCCAACGAGGGACTGGTGCTAACGTCATCTGGCCGGTTAATTCAGGCGGGCGATGCCGACGAAGGGATATTGCGAACTGTTTGTCAGGTTGACAGTCGCCAGGGCGCCGCTTTTACCACCGGGCGCGATAAACAAATCAGTGGCTCCAATACCGGTCTGACTAACCCTAAGGGAATTGCGTTTGCTGATGCGGCCGGTCTTATTATGGTGGCAGATTTTAACGGCATGCGGGTGTCTGTGTTTGGCGGCCAGGCTGCCGGAGACGTCGCGCCGGTGGCGGAAATTGATTTGCCTGCCAAGCCCTGGGATCTGGCATATGATGAAAGCGCTGATCGGTTGTTTGTAGCGCTGACCGACGGCTCGGTCGCGGTCTATGATGACGTAGCCGGTTCGGACTTTGCACCATCGGTCATGCGCAGTATTGTGCCGGCGGATGCGCAGGGTAATCCGTTATCGGTGAACCTGCACGGTATTGTGTATGAACCTCGTTTAAACCGTCTGGTGTTATCGGATGTGGGTGATGCAGCGGTGGCTGATGATGGGCAGCTGTTTGTTATCGACCAGGCGGCCACGGCTGATGGGGCCACTACGGTGAGCCGGGTTATTGGCGGACCGGCAACGATGCTGGGTAATCCGGTTGATATCACCCTGACCGGCAGCACGCTGCGCGTGGCTGAAAAATCCAATGATGCCATTTTAGTATTCAACAACATTTTTAGTGGCCCGGACGGGGATGTGCGCCCGGATCTGTCAACTCCCTCGGTTAAGCCTGAGTCGGTGGCTGAGCTAAGCGCAATGCCGATGATGACAGATGCCTCAGATAATGCACTGGCAGTGATGGCGTTAGCTGGCATCAGTGTATCGAGTAACCCGGCTGCGCAGGGTGATACCACCGGTCAGGTCAGTCAGTTCAGCGCCACGCTGGGTAGTGAACTGGCTGAGTTTGACAGTACCATGGCTATTGAAAGTGCTGCCTACATGACTAATGGTGACGGCTTTATCACATTTAGCAGTGATACCGGCGGCGGGGTAATGGTGGTCAACCGTCTTGCCAGCATGCGTGATGACGGAGCCTACAGCATGTCGATGGACACGGTGATTTCCGGTGAAAGTACCGGGCTCGTTTCACCAAAGGGGCTGGATGTGAATTCACAAATGAATGTGGTCATGGTCGCAGACTTTAACGAGACTACCCCGGCTGTACGGGTATTTTCAGGATGTGCATCGGGTGATGTGGCGCCGCTGATGACGCTGGTGGCTGATAACGACGCCCGGCCCTGGGATGTGGACTATGACAGCGTCTCTGATACCGCGTATGTGGCGCTGACCAATGGTACGGTGGCGGTGTTCGATGAGGTAAGCCGTAAACTGATGGCAGGACAGACCGAACTGGCCGGCGAGGACCGCCTGATTGTTCCTGCCATCAACGGTACCGCAGTGACTGCTCCCACCAATATTCATGGGATAGACTATGACGGACAGAGCAATTCCCTGATTTTATCTGATGTTGGCAGTGCAGCTGATGCCACTGACGGTAAACTGTATGTCATTCCCGGTGCGGCAATGGCTGACGGTCTGACCGATATCAGTGTATCGATTGCCGGTCCGCTCAGTCAGCTGGGTAACCCGGTTGATGTGATGGTCAGTAATGGTCATGTGTATGTAGCCGAGAAGTCCAACAACGTGGTCATGCGTTTTGACAATATTGTAAACCGTGCTTCTGGCGATGTAGCCGCAGATTTCAGTGTTAGCTTCACGGCTCCTGAATCAGTGGCAGTACTGCCCGTTTACTAG
- the ffh gene encoding signal recognition particle protein, with amino-acid sequence MFENLSERLGQTLKNVSGRGRLTEDNIKDTLREVRMALLEADVALPVVKDFVAQVKARAVGTEVTKSLKPGQVFIKIVQSELEAVMGEANEKLNLATQPPAVVLMAGLQGAGKTTSVGKLAKYLTEREKKKVMVVSADIYRPAAIKQLETLANEVNVGFHPSTVLQKPVDIVNDAIDAAKKQFYDVLLVDTAGRLHVDTDMMEEIQALHAAVKPVETLFVVDAMTGQDAANTAKAFNDALPLTGVILTKADGDARGGAALSVRQITGKPIKFLGMGEKVDALEPFHPERVASRILGMGDVLSLIEEVERKVDKDKAQQLAKKVQKGKGFDLQDFKDQLEQMKNMGGMMGMLDKLPGMGSMSDKIKDQANDKQFNQMEAIINSMTPGERARPEIIKGSRKRRIAAGSGTQIQDVNRLLKQFTQMQKMMKKMSGGGMKKMMRQMKGMMPPGGQGGPGGMGGGMGGMFPPRK; translated from the coding sequence ATGTTTGAGAATTTATCAGAGCGCCTCGGCCAGACGCTGAAAAATGTAAGTGGTCGCGGGCGCCTAACCGAAGACAATATCAAAGACACCCTGCGCGAAGTGCGCATGGCGCTGCTGGAGGCCGATGTTGCGCTGCCGGTTGTTAAAGATTTTGTCGCTCAGGTCAAAGCCCGGGCAGTTGGTACAGAAGTTACAAAAAGCCTGAAACCTGGCCAGGTCTTTATCAAAATTGTTCAGTCAGAACTTGAAGCGGTCATGGGGGAAGCCAATGAAAAGCTGAACCTGGCAACTCAGCCGCCGGCTGTGGTGCTGATGGCCGGCTTGCAGGGGGCCGGTAAAACCACCAGTGTGGGGAAACTGGCAAAATACCTGACCGAACGTGAAAAGAAAAAAGTCATGGTGGTCAGTGCGGATATTTATCGCCCGGCGGCGATTAAACAGCTGGAAACTCTGGCTAATGAAGTGAATGTGGGCTTTCACCCATCCACTGTACTGCAAAAGCCGGTTGATATTGTCAATGATGCCATCGATGCGGCGAAAAAGCAGTTTTACGATGTACTGCTGGTCGATACCGCCGGACGGTTGCATGTCGATACTGACATGATGGAAGAAATTCAGGCGCTGCACGCTGCGGTGAAGCCGGTAGAAACCCTGTTTGTGGTCGATGCCATGACCGGTCAGGATGCGGCTAACACCGCGAAGGCATTTAATGATGCGTTGCCGCTGACTGGCGTGATTCTGACCAAAGCCGATGGTGATGCCCGGGGCGGGGCGGCGTTGTCTGTACGCCAGATTACCGGCAAGCCAATCAAGTTTCTGGGGATGGGTGAAAAAGTCGATGCTCTGGAACCCTTCCACCCTGAGCGAGTGGCTTCGCGTATTCTGGGGATGGGCGATGTATTAAGCCTGATCGAAGAAGTTGAGCGCAAGGTTGATAAAGACAAAGCCCAGCAACTGGCTAAAAAAGTTCAGAAAGGCAAAGGGTTTGATCTGCAGGACTTTAAAGATCAGCTTGAGCAGATGAAAAACATGGGCGGCATGATGGGCATGCTGGACAAACTACCCGGCATGGGCAGTATGTCTGATAAAATAAAAGATCAGGCAAACGATAAGCAGTTTAACCAGATGGAAGCCATCATCAACTCTATGACACCGGGAGAGCGAGCGCGGCCGGAAATCATTAAAGGCTCACGCAAACGCCGTATTGCAGCGGGGTCCGGAACCCAGATTCAGGATGTGAATCGTTTGCTTAAGCAGTTCACCCAAATGCAGAAGATGATGAAAAAGATGTCTGGCGGCGGCATGAAGAAAATGATGCGTCAGATGAAAGGCATGATGCCACCGGGAGGTCAGGGTGGCCCTGGTGGTATGGGCGGCGGCATGGGAGGTATGTTCCCGCCACGCAAATAG
- a CDS encoding cytochrome C assembly family protein produces MTSLLAVPAVGLYFLAATLMMRRFLHPQQGVSQSLPLIIAALAALAHIGFLTNAIVLAPGQNMSITNVLSLVSWLITCAMLVSASVLPNLMLLPVVFAFSALTVLASWLIPVAHIMHIELHPGLVVHITLSLFAYGTLVIAFLYALQMSYITYRLKQKGSALLHSSLPPLMMVEGMMFRLLQLGTGLLIIAQLSGFVFLENMFSRMYAHKTVLSLMALALYLFILAGEKLRGWQARQVIVLNIIGVLLLTLAYFGSRFVREVLL; encoded by the coding sequence ATGACCTCGCTTTTGGCTGTACCAGCCGTCGGCTTATATTTTCTTGCTGCCACATTAATGATGCGGCGTTTTTTACACCCTCAGCAAGGGGTTAGCCAATCGCTGCCACTGATTATTGCCGCCCTGGCTGCGCTGGCTCATATTGGCTTTCTGACCAACGCCATTGTGCTGGCACCGGGTCAGAATATGAGCATTACCAATGTGCTGTCACTGGTATCCTGGTTAATTACCTGTGCCATGCTGGTCTCAGCCAGCGTATTGCCCAACCTGATGCTACTGCCGGTAGTTTTTGCTTTTTCAGCCCTGACGGTGCTGGCCTCCTGGCTGATTCCAGTAGCTCACATTATGCACATTGAACTGCATCCGGGTCTGGTTGTGCATATCACCTTATCATTATTTGCCTACGGTACGCTGGTGATTGCTTTTTTGTATGCTTTGCAGATGTCATACATTACCTATCGGCTCAAACAAAAAGGTTCAGCCTTACTGCACTCTTCACTGCCGCCGCTAATGATGGTGGAAGGCATGATGTTCCGGTTGCTCCAGTTAGGCACCGGGCTGTTAATTATCGCCCAGCTTAGTGGTTTTGTTTTTCTGGAAAATATGTTCAGCCGGATGTACGCCCACAAAACCGTGCTCTCACTGATGGCCCTGGCGCTTTACCTGTTTATTCTGGCCGGCGAAAAATTACGTGGCTGGCAGGCCCGCCAGGTGATCGTGCTGAACATCATCGGCGTGCTATTATTAACACTTGCCTATTTTGGCAGCCGCTTTGTCAGGGAAGTTCTGCTGTAG